GTCGTGCCGTTGTCGCACTCCTCGTCGATGCTCGGGCCGGCCGGGCCGTCGTTGTCGACGAAGCCGTTGCCGCAGCCGAACCCGGCCTGGCAGTTGTTGCGGCACTCGTCGGTGTCGTCGGTGTCGCCGTCGTCGCACAGCTCCGGCGGGTTGGCCGGGCCGCCCGACGAGTCGAGGATGCCGTTGCGGCAGCTCTCGAGCGACAGGCAGTTGGGCGAGCAGCCGTCGCCGGCGATGTTGTTGCCGTCGTCGCAGACCTCGGCGCAGTTGGTGCCGGTCGCGGTCGCGCTCTTGCACGTCGCGCCGGTGGTCGGCAGGTCGCTGTTGACGTAGCCGTCGTTGCAGCTCTCGTCCGACGCGCAGTCGAAGCTGCAGCCGTCGCCCGAGGCGGTGTTGCCGTCGTCGCAGCGCTCGCCGCGCGGCGCGCCGGGCGAGGTGAACATCGGGTTGGTGTGCATGTCGCCGCAGGCCGGCAGCGTGCAGTCGCTGTCGCAGGTGGCCGAGTCGGCGCCGCCGAGCTCGTCGCACTCCTCGGTGTCCGGCCCCTGCAGGTCGAGCTTGCCGTCACCGCAGACGTTGGTCTGGCAGTCGGCGCGGCAGTCGTCCTCGTCGATCTGGTTGCCGTCGTCGCACTGCTCGCCGGGGTCCATCTGGCTGTTGCCGCACAGGTCCGAGACCTGGCGACAGCCGAGCCCGTCGGCGGTGCAGACCGAGCCCTCGGGGCAGACCACGCCGCTCGAGCACTCGATGGTGTTGCTCTCGAAGCAGCCGGCCAGGGTCAGCGCGGCGGCCAGGGCGACGCCCAGGGCGCCGCCGCGGCGAGCGGTGCGAACGAACGAGAAGACAGACGACATGGACGACTCCACGCTAGGGACACAATCAAGGAGGTCGGCGGTGACGCGCGCGCGGCACCGCCGAAAGGAGCGACGACTAGAACGACCCCACGACCGCGAGCCCGGCCTGGCCGGGCGCGACGACCGGCGTCAGCGCGAGGTCGACCGCGCCGGCGGTCGGATCGACCCGGTAGGTCTTGGGCCGGTTGAGGATCACCAGCACCACGCCCGCGACGATCGCGGCGCCGCCGATGCCGTAGGTGACGAACGCCAGGGTCTGGTTCGACTCGGCGCTGCTCTTCTTGTCGGCGACGCCGGCCGGCAACGTCGTGCAGCCGCCCGAGGGGTCGGTGCTGGCGCAGTTCGAGATCGCCTGATCGTAGTCGTCGAAGCTCGACTTGGCCGAGCTGTGCAAGAGGCCGCCGGTGGCGCCGAGCGCGACGCCGGTGCCGAGCAGCACGTACGGCACCCAGCCGGGCATCAGCCGCTTCTCGCGGGTGAGCTCGGCGTCGGTGTACATCGGGATCGTGATCGCCGACGTGGTGCCGCCGAGGATCTTCACGGTCAGGGGCACCGGGGTGTAGCCCTCCGCGCGCGCGACGACCGTGTGCTCGCCGGCGCGGACCCGCGAGGTGAAGGTGCCGGGGCCCTTGAAGACCTCCTTGCCGTCGAGGACCAGGATCGAGCCCGCGACGTCGAGCGTGTACTCGACGTTGCCGATCTGCTTCTCGACCAGGAGCTTGGTGCTCTTGGCGCGGTCGAGCTTCTCGGCGTCGAGCGGCCCGACGCCGTAGACCATCGCGGCCTCGAGCGCGTCGTAGATCTCGAGCGGCTGGTCGAGGTTCACCAGCGCGAGCGCGAGGTTGTAGTAGATGGCCGGGTGCTTCCAGTGGTCGAGCGCGGCGCGGTACTTGGCGACCGCGTCGGGCCAGTACTGCTGGCGGATGAGCGCGTTGCCCTCCTTGAACAGCGTCAGCGCGATCTGCTGCTCGTCCTGCGACACGCCGGTGGCCCACGGCCGCGCGTCCTCGCGCTGGGCCTTGGCGAGGTCGTCCTCGGTCAGCGGCTTCTTCGGGTCGGGCGGCGGGGCCGGCGCGCCGCTGCCGTCGCCGGCGGGCTGGGCCGCCACCGGGACCGCGACCAGGGTGAGGGCGAGGCCGAGGGTCACGTGGGTCAGAGCAGAACGAAACATAGAAGCTCCCATCGATCGGGCTAGGTACGAAAACGAGCCAGTGCGGAGGTGGGCCCGCGCGGGTGCGGGGCCGGTGCGGACGCGGGCGCGGCTACGGCAGCGTCTCCATCAGCTTGCCGATCTTGCGCTCGAGATCGGCGGCCTTGCGCTCGGCCTCGTCGCGCAGGCGCTGCGCCTCTTCCTTGGCGACGCGCTCCTTGTCCTCGGCGGCCTCGGCGGCGGCGGCGGCGGCCTTCGCGCGCTGGGCCGAGTCCTCGGCGTCGCTCTGGGCCTTCTTGGCGCGCTCGCGCGACTCGTTGGCCTCGGCCAGCGCCTCCTCGAGGCCGGCGTTGGCCTGGACCAGCTCGTCGTAGGTGCGGTCGAGCTTGGCCTTGTTGCGGTTGGCGCGCAGGGTCTCCTCGTTCTTCTTCTCCTCCTCCAGCTTGCGGAGGCGGTCCTGCTCGCGGGCCTCGGCCAGCGCGCCCTTGGCGGTCTCCTCGTTGGCCTTGGCGACCTTGGCGGCGTCGGCCGCCTTGACCGCGTTCTCGGCGGCCTTGCGCTCGCTCGCGCGGATCGTGAACAGCGCGGCGCCCGCCGCCATCAGCAGCAGCGTCAGGAACGTGACCAGGCCGATCGTGAAGGTGCGGCGCCGGCGCTCGGCCCGGGTGGCCTCGGCGATCACCGCGTCGAGGAACTCCTTCTGGCTGGCCGGGATCGGCGACTTGTTGCGCTTGACCCAGCGCATCGCCTCGTCGGCGGCCTCGCCGCGCCAGAGCGTGCCCGGGTCGCGGCCCTTGGCCTGCCACTGCTTGGTGGCGACCCGGAGCTGCTCGACGAACGCCGAGTCCTCCTGGGTCTCGTCGAGCCAGCGCCGCAGCGCCGGCCAGCTGTGGATCAGCGACTCGTGGACGACCTCGACCGTCGAGCCCTGGGCCGAGCCGTCGGCCGCGGTCTGGGTCACGAGCAGGCGCGCGGCCGTCAGGTGATCGACCAGGCGCCCGATGTCGCCGGTGCCCGGCGCCAGCTCGGCCAGCTCGGCCAGCGACACGATCGCGCGGGTGCGCTCGGGCGTGATCAGCCGCAGGAACAGCGTGCGCGCCAGCGCCTGCGACGGGCCCGACAGCTCGGCGAGGACGCTGTCGGCGTGGCTGGCCAGGGCGCCGGCGATGCCGCCCATCGCGTTGTACGCGTTCTGGGTCAGCAGCTTGCGGGTCGAGTCCTTCGCGTCCCACAGCTTCGTCGCCGCGAACTGGAGCAGCGGCAGCGCGCCGGGCGTGGTCTCGAGGTGGCTGAGCATCTCCTCGACCATCACCGGGTTCTCGAAGTGGTACCCGGCCATCTCGGCCGGCTGCACCAGCGCGTCGCGCAGGCCGTCGCGCCCGGGCGGGGTCAGGAAGAACAGCCCCTGCATGACCTCGGCCATGAGCCGGGGGTCCTCACCGACCCGGTCCAGGAAGTCCGATCGCAACGACAGCACCACGCGCACCGGCGCCGAGGCGTCATCCGCGGTGCCGGCCAGGCAGGCGGTGAACGCCGCGCGCTCGGCCGGATCCGGCACGAGCGTGTAGAGCTCCTCGAACTGATCGACGAACAGCAGGATCTTGCGGTTCGAGCGGCGGGCCCGGGCCCGGAGCACCTGGCCCATCTGGCCGGGCTCGGCCGCGAGCTGCTGCGCGAGCGCGGCCTGCTCCTTGAGGTCGTCGACGACGGTGGTCGAGGTCGAGCTGACCATCGGCGACATCATCGCGGCGATGGCCATGAGCGGGCTGCGGCCAGGGCGGATGACCAGCGTCTCCCACTGCTCGCCCGAGGCCTTGAGCGCCGGCACCAGACCGGCGCGGACGAACGACGACTTGCCGACGCCCGACGGGCCGACCACGCCCATGATCGGGCGATCGCGGATGCGGTTGACCGCGGCGGCGATCTCGCGCGAGCGGCCGAAGAACCGCGCCGCGTCGCTCTCCTGGAACGACGACAGGCCCGCGTACGGGCTCTCGTCGAGCTGGAGCTGCATCGTCGAGTAGCGCCCCGGCAGGAACGGCTCGAGCGCCTTGAGCAGCTCGCGCGCGTCGGCGTAGCGGTACTCCTTGTGCTTCTGCAGGCAGCGATCGACGATGTCGCAGATGCCCTGCGGCACGTCCGACACCGCCTCGCGCAGCTTGGGCATCGGCTTGTCGACCATCGCGGTCACGACCAGCTGGTTGCCCTGCAGCGGGGCCAGCGGGTGCTTGCCGGCCAGCAGGCGGTAGAGGATCACGCCGACCGCCCAGATGTCGGTGCGGTGGTCGATCTCGACCCCGATGCCCCACTGCTCCGGGGACATGTACTTCATCGTCCCCATGATCACGCCCTGGCGCGTCAGGTTCGTGTTGGTGTTCTCGCCGAGCTCGGCCGCGGTCGGCAGGCGCAGCGCCGCGTTCGACGGCGCCGTCGGGCTGCCGGCCGGCGACTTCTCGGTCGCCTGATCGCGGACCTTGGCGATGCCGAAGTCGAGCACCTTGATGCCGCCGGCCTCGGTCACGAAGATGTTGTCGGGCTTGAGATCGCGGTGGACGATGCCCTGCTCGTGCGCGACGACGAGCGCGCGCACGACCGGGACCATCAGCTCCATCACGCGCGCGGGCGGCAGGCGCTTGCCGCCGGTGACCAGCTCGGTGAGCGTCGTGCCCGACAGGAACTCCAGCACCATGTACGGCTGCTGGCTGATCTCGCCGACCTCGTAGATGATGACGATGTTCTCGTGGCTGCAGCGCGCGGTGGCGCGGGCCTCGATGATGAAGCGCTGGGTCAGCTCGGGGTGGTTCGACTGCAGGACCTTGATCGCGACCTTGCGGCCGAGCTTGGTGTCGCGCGCGAGGTAGACCGCGCCCATGCCGCCCGCGCCGATCTCGCGGATGATCTCGTACTGGTTGATCTGCGCGCCGGGGCGCGGCATCTGGCCCGGGCCCCACACCGACGTCACCTCGGACACCTCGGCGCGGCGGGCCGGCGACGGCGTGCCCTGGGCCACGCCCGACGGGTCAGCCACGGAGGCGCGCTCGATGCTGCCAGCCGCCTCGCTGCTGCTGCCCGACGCGATGACCGTGCGGTCCTGAGGGGTTGCGCGGACCGGGCCCGCACTCGCCGCGGCAGCAGCAGCGGCGGCGGCGGCGATGTTCGGGCCGCCGATCACCACGGTGGGCTGGTCGAAGACGTCTCGCGAACCGTTGTTGCCGTTGTTGCTCTCGCTCATCGTATCCCCGGGGCGCGCGGACGGGCGGCACCGGATGGCGCGTCCCCGCACGACCCACCCAATATACCCCGCTCCTACCCGAAGATCACAACCTTTACCTGCGAATCCTTCGGATTGTCGGTTCGTTGGTGACCCGCGTTACGCGCGCGCCGAGGTCTCGTACGCTCCTGGCATGACGGAGCACGTCGACGTCCTGGTCGTCGGTGCGGGCCTCTCGGGGATCGCGGCCGGCTATCACCTCCAGACCCACTGTCCCGATCGGACCTACGCGATCCTGGAAGGCCGTGACTGCATCGGCGGCACCTGGGATCTGTTCCGCTACCCCGGCATCCGCAGCGACTCCGACATGTACACGCTGGGCTACACGTTCCAGCCGTGGCCGGGAGATCGCGCGCTGGCCGATGGTGGGTCGATCCTGTCCTACGTCCGCGACACCGCGCGCGCCCACGGGATCGATCAGCACATCCGGTTCGGTCACCGGATCGTCCGCGCGGCCTGGTCGAGCGCCGCCGCGCGCTGGACCGTCACCGCCGAGCGCCCCGCCACCGGCGAGCGGGTCGAGCTGACCTGCGACTTCCTGCTCATGTGCGCCGGCTACTATCGCTACGACCGCGGCCACGCGCCGACCTTCACCGACAGCGAGCGCTTCCGCGGACGCATCCTCCACCCGCAGTTCTGGCCCACGGACTACGACCACACCGGGCAGCGCGTCGTCGTGATCGGCAGCGGCGCCACCGCGGTCACGCTGGTGCCGGCGCTGGCCGAGAAGGCGGCGCACGTGACCATGCTCCAGCGCTCGCCGACGTACATCGTGTCGCGGCCCGGCGTCGACGCCGCGGCGATGTGGCTGCGCAAGCGCCTGGCGCCGAAGACCGCGTACGCGGCGACCCGGTGGAAGAACGTGCTGCTCGGCAAGGCCTTCTACGACTTCTGCCGGCGGTTCCCGGCCCAGGCCCGCAAGCTGATCATGGCCGGCGTGCGCAAGCAGGTCGGCGACGCCACCGACCTCGCCCACTTCGAGCCCACCTACGCGCCGTGGGATCAGCGGCTGTGCCTGGTGCCCGACGGCGATCTGTTCCAGGCGCTCCGGTCGGGCAAGGCCGAGGTCGTCACCGACACCGTCGACCGCTTCACCGAGGACGGCGTCCTGCTGGCCTCGGGCCGGACCCTCGCCGCCGACGCGATCGTCACCGCCACCGGCCTCGAGCTGCAGTTCCTCGGCGGCGTGACCGTCGCGGTCGACGGCGTCGACGTCGATCCATCGGGGCGCTGGAACTACAAGGGCGCGATGCTGTCGGGGGTGCCCAACCTGGCGATGGTCGTCGGTTACACCAACGCGTCGTGGACGCTCAAGGCCGAGCTGACCTGCCAGTTCGTGTGCCGCCTGCTCAACCACATGGCCGCGCGCCACTACCGGATCGCGACGCCGGTGCAGGCCGACCCGGCCCTGCCGGCCGCGCCGCTGCTCGACCTGCAGTCGGGCTACGTCCAGCGCGCGACCCAGATGATGCCGAAGCAGGGCGACCGCGCGCCGTGGCGGCTCTACCAGAGCTACCCGCACGACCTGTGGGCGCTCAAGCACGACCCGATCGACGACGGCGTCCTGACCTTCGCGCGCTGACGGTCCGGCGGCGCCGGCGGGTCCTGACCTTCGCGACCTGACCGTGCGGAGGCGCCGGCGCGCTACTTGACCTGGCAGGTGCGCACGACCGTGCGATCGGGCGCGAGGCCGATCACCTCGAGGCGGCCGTCGTCGTTGCGGCCGACCGCGAGGTCGCCGCTCACCGGCCCGCCCTCCGACGCCCAGGTGCCCCACGCGCCGCCCGGCTCCTTCTGCCAGATGTGCCACATGACGTTGTCGTCGGTGGTGACGAACACCTCGAGGCGGCCGTCGCGGATCGTCCCGACCACCGGCGTCGACGCGAACCGACCGCCCAGCGACACCCAGTCCTTCCACCGACCGTTGGGCTTCTCCTGCCACTTGTGCCAGAGCGCGCCGTCGCCGCCGCGCGCGAACGCCTCGAGCCGGTGGCCCGGGTTGGCGCCGATCGCGACCGAGCTGGTCAGCACGCCGCCCTCGGACTTCCAGTCGGTCCACTTGCCGTTGGGCTTCTCCTGCACGCGCTTCCACAGCGCGTTGTCGGTGGCGCGCACGTAGACCTCGAGCCGACCGTCCTCGTTGCTGGCCACCACCGGATCGCCGAGACCCTGGCCGCCGAGCGAGGCGAACGAGCCCCAGGCGCCGTTCTTCTCCTTCTGCCAGGCGTGCCAGAGCGCGTGATCGGGCCCGCGGACGAACGCCTCGAGCCGACCGTCCTCGTTGCGCCCGACCGCCGGCACGGACGCGCACTGGCCGCCCAGCGGCTTCCAGTCCGACCACGCGCCGTTCTTCTCCTTCTGCCAGATGTGCCAGAGCGCGCCGTCGAGGCCGCGCGCGAACACCTCCATGCGCTTGTCGTCGTTGCGCCCGACCGCGACCCGCGGCCAGCCCTCGGCTGGCGCCTGCGTCGTCGGCGCACCGCCGCCCATGCCGCCGCCCATGCCGCCGCCGCCCATGCCGCCGCCGCCCATGCCGCCGCCCATGCCGCCGCCGCCCATGCCGCCGCCGCCGCCCATCGCGCCCATGTGGCCGGGCGCGCCCGCGGAGGTCCATGGTGACCACGGCCCGCCGACCGCGGTCTGCCACGAGTGGAGCAGCTCACCCTCGGCGCTGCGCCCGAAAACCTCGAGGCGCCCGTCGGCGTTGGTCCCCATCGTCGGGGGGCTCGCCAGTCGCCCGTTCATCGTCTTGAACGCTTGCCAGCCGGACATCGCACGCTCCGTGGAAATAGAGAGACGGCGCCCACACCTGGGGCACCCCGCGATCGATCATACGTGATCGCCGCGGTCGCGGGGTCCCGCCGGCGGACGTCGCCGCGGTCCGGTCCGCCCTCGCGGCGGGCCCAGGGAGTAGGCTCCCCGCGATGTCGACCCTGGCCTCGCTCGCGACCTCGTTCCGCACCGCCTACCTCGATCACGCGACGATCGCCGCGCAGCTCGCGGCCTGGCACGCGGCGTTCCCCGACCTGACGCGGCTCACGACGATCGGCACCACGCCCGAGGGCCGCGCGCTGACCGTCCTCACGATCGGCGTCGATCCGGATCGCGCCCGCCCGACCGCCTGGGTCGACGGCAACATGCACGCGGCCGAGCTGGCCGGGTCGAGCGTGGCGCTGGCGATCGCCGAGGACTTCCTGGCCGCCCACGTCGAGCCCGACCGCCTGGCCTGGTCGCCGGCGTTGATCGCGGCCGCGCGCGCGACCCGGCTGTTCGTGCTGCCGCGGATGTCGCCCGACGGCGCCGAGTGCGTGCTCACGACCGGTCGGTTCGTGCGCTCGGCCCCGCGCGACGACCGCGGCCC
This genomic window from Myxococcales bacterium contains:
- a CDS encoding protein kinase, whose amino-acid sequence is MPRPGAQINQYEIIREIGAGGMGAVYLARDTKLGRKVAIKVLQSNHPELTQRFIIEARATARCSHENIVIIYEVGEISQQPYMVLEFLSGTTLTELVTGGKRLPPARVMELMVPVVRALVVAHEQGIVHRDLKPDNIFVTEAGGIKVLDFGIAKVRDQATEKSPAGSPTAPSNAALRLPTAAELGENTNTNLTRQGVIMGTMKYMSPEQWGIGVEIDHRTDIWAVGVILYRLLAGKHPLAPLQGNQLVVTAMVDKPMPKLREAVSDVPQGICDIVDRCLQKHKEYRYADARELLKALEPFLPGRYSTMQLQLDESPYAGLSSFQESDAARFFGRSREIAAAVNRIRDRPIMGVVGPSGVGKSSFVRAGLVPALKASGEQWETLVIRPGRSPLMAIAAMMSPMVSSTSTTVVDDLKEQAALAQQLAAEPGQMGQVLRARARRSNRKILLFVDQFEELYTLVPDPAERAAFTACLAGTADDASAPVRVVLSLRSDFLDRVGEDPRLMAEVMQGLFFLTPPGRDGLRDALVQPAEMAGYHFENPVMVEEMLSHLETTPGALPLLQFAATKLWDAKDSTRKLLTQNAYNAMGGIAGALASHADSVLAELSGPSQALARTLFLRLITPERTRAIVSLAELAELAPGTGDIGRLVDHLTAARLLVTQTAADGSAQGSTVEVVHESLIHSWPALRRWLDETQEDSAFVEQLRVATKQWQAKGRDPGTLWRGEAADEAMRWVKRNKSPIPASQKEFLDAVIAEATRAERRRRTFTIGLVTFLTLLLMAAGAALFTIRASERKAAENAVKAADAAKVAKANEETAKGALAEAREQDRLRKLEEEKKNEETLRANRNKAKLDRTYDELVQANAGLEEALAEANESRERAKKAQSDAEDSAQRAKAAAAAAEAAEDKERVAKEEAQRLRDEAERKAADLERKIGKLMETLP
- a CDS encoding NAD(P)/FAD-dependent oxidoreductase yields the protein MTEHVDVLVVGAGLSGIAAGYHLQTHCPDRTYAILEGRDCIGGTWDLFRYPGIRSDSDMYTLGYTFQPWPGDRALADGGSILSYVRDTARAHGIDQHIRFGHRIVRAAWSSAAARWTVTAERPATGERVELTCDFLLMCAGYYRYDRGHAPTFTDSERFRGRILHPQFWPTDYDHTGQRVVVIGSGATAVTLVPALAEKAAHVTMLQRSPTYIVSRPGVDAAAMWLRKRLAPKTAYAATRWKNVLLGKAFYDFCRRFPAQARKLIMAGVRKQVGDATDLAHFEPTYAPWDQRLCLVPDGDLFQALRSGKAEVVTDTVDRFTEDGVLLASGRTLAADAIVTATGLELQFLGGVTVAVDGVDVDPSGRWNYKGAMLSGVPNLAMVVGYTNASWTLKAELTCQFVCRLLNHMAARHYRIATPVQADPALPAAPLLDLQSGYVQRATQMMPKQGDRAPWRLYQSYPHDLWALKHDPIDDGVLTFAR